In Plasmodium cynomolgi strain B DNA, scaffold: 0664, whole genome shotgun sequence, the DNA window tcatgttttgtattttcctttcttgAGCATTTATGCATGAACACTATGTAGTAAACTAATagtatggaaaaatattatatattaataatacagtaaatgtaatataataatatttctttgcaggagtataattataattttatcataataattatattttcaataagtaaaatttctcattttatacaaaataaataaaaggaaacaaatgaataatataataatagacgAAATTGTAATCAGAACAATGATTCTATATCCTTTTGTGGATGGTAGgtatatgtctacatttttatatttagttccattttgtatatattcattatatgtatttctaaAATCTTCTAATGCGTCATAGTAATCCCTGTGGGTGCcatcttcatatttctttatttacgTTTAATAAGAATTTGAATATTTCCAATCACATTTacatttcttatttttttattttggttgAATCGATGCTATATATACATCAAAATCCGTGTATTGTGTAATTAGTTCATCACGCTTTATATATGTCACATATTTAACG includes these proteins:
- a CDS encoding CYIR protein (putative;~vir-type antigen), with amino-acid sequence MNYLNYVKVNFKFLYIAKCFKYLKYLLYDQAINNIPSGYTTLSLYDLAICNEHKEDVKYVTYIKRDELITQYTDFDKYEDGTHRDYYDALEDFRNTYNEYIQNGTKYKNVDIYLPSTKGYRIIVLITISSIIILFICFLLFILYKMRNFTY